In the genome of Afipia felis ATCC 53690, the window GACAAGAGAGATGACCAGGAAGAGCGGCGCGATCTGAACCTTCCAGGACAAACCGATATGCCTGACGAAGGAGAATATATTAAATCTCGATGCCACTCTCGAGACCCAACCGAAATACTTGGTCCAGCCGAAAAGATTCCTGGTCCAGCCGAAAATATTGAGCTTCTTGATCCCGCCGAGCATGTCAGCCCCTTCAAACACGAGTCATCAAAATTATCGGACAGAGAACCTTCAAATCGTTGCAGATGACATCTGCTGTTGCGCACCGCGCTGTTATCGTCGCTTCTGTCCCCGAATTCCGCATGCTTTCAACGCCGGCGAATGGCCAGCAAATCCGCAAACAGACAGATGGCATAAAATAGAGAACGGTACGTTAAAATGTTACCTCCCGACGAATGGCTAAAACGCACGAATAAGCCCTGAAATATCTGCGTTTCTTCGCAGTCGGTCATTGAACGAGGACAGATTGACGCGCCTGTCTATCGCGCTGCAAAATTCCGCTCGGCGTTTGCAACTACGTGGCGCGCAATACATCACACGAATGAAATTAGCAGAGCGCTTAGTAGATGCGACGGCTGTTATTCAGTGGCTGCATCCTGCCTCGGCGCTCATGCAAATCATCCACGCGGATCACGCAATATTTGAACCTTCCGCCGCTTCCGCTGTGCTTTAATAGCTGTGAGGCGGCTCCGGCCGCTTTTTCATATTTCGAAACGACGATACGCGAGGCTCTCCATGGAATACGTCAAGTTCGGCAAAACCGGTCTGAAAGTGTCGCGCCTGTGGCTCGGCTGCATGACCTACGGCACGCCGGATCGCGGCAAACATCCATGGACCATGCCGGAAGACGCGAGCCGTCCGCTCATCAAGCAAGCGCTCGAACTCGGCATCAACGTGCTCGATACCGCAAACAGCTATTCCGATGGCACGTCGGAAGAAATCGTTGGACGCGCAGTGAAGGACTTTGCGCGCCGTGACGAAGTCGTGATCGCCACCAAGCTGTGCCTGCGAATGCGGGACGAGCCGAACGGCGCAGGCCTCTCCCGCAAAGCCGTCTTCACCGAGATCGACAACAGTCTGCGCCGTCTCGGCACGGATTATGTCGATCTCTACCAGATCCACCGCTGGGACTACGACACGCCGATCGAGGAGACGCTGGAAGCGCTGAACGATCTCGTTCGCATGGGCAAGGTTCGCTATATCGGCGCATCATCGATGCATGCCTGGCAGTTTACGAAGGCGATCTACACCTCGCGCCTGCATGGCTGGAGTGAGTTCGTCAGCATGCAGGATCACCTCAACCTCCTGCACCGCGAGGAAGAGCGCGAAATGCTGCCACTGTGCATCGATCAGGGCATCGCCGTCGTGCCATGGAGCCCGCTGGCGCGCGGCCGTCTGACCCGCGACTGGGACGACATCAGCGAGCGTTCCAAGACCGATGCGTTCGGCAGCACTCTTTACACGCAGGCCGTCGATGCCGACAGAAAGATTGTCGAGGAAGTCGCGCGGATCGCGAAAACACGCGGCGTGCCGCGGGCGCAGGTCGCACTCGCATGGGTCGCGCAGAAGCGCGGTGTCACCGCTCCGATCATCGGCGCCTCGAAGCCGCAGCACCTGACCGATGCGGTCGCCGCGCTGTCGCTGAAACTGACCGATGAAGAGATCAAGGCGCTGGAAGCGCCTTACGTGCCCCACCGCATCGCGGGCTACGACTAACGCCTGCCCGCACACCAAGTCGCCGACCGGCAAGCCTCTCAGGAATCCATCAGCGCTGAAGCTTGGATTGCCTGAGCGGCTTTAGCTGAACCTGTTTCCATAAGGCTGCGGCGGCGGGAGATAGCCGGGTGTCGTTCAGACAAGCCAGCCCTATACGACGGGTCACAGCTGGCCTGAGGCGGCGGAATACAACTCCCTCGTACGTGTTCGGTATCGAAAGCGATGCGACAAGCGAAACACCCTGCCCTCTCGCGACAAACTCAAAAATAGAGGTCAATTGCGAGAGTTCGTGAGTGACTTTCGACTGCAACCCGGCTTTCGCGAAAGTCCGCGACACCAACCCGCCCGAGCCCGCATAAGTTAGAATAAACGGATAACGGATCAGGTCGCGCAAGCTCACCGTTTCATCGGCGGCGAGAACATGATCGGTCGGCAATACGGCAACCAGTTCGTCTGCCGTCAATATCTGGGTGTCGAGCCTGTCATTCGGCAGCGTGACGATGCCGATCTCGATCTTGCGATCGAGCAAAGCCTGCTCGATTTCAAGGTCGGTGCGTTCGATGACCTGAACTTCGATGCCCGGATAGCGCCTGCGGAACGTATCCAATATCGGCGGCAGTAATTTAAGCGACGCAGTGAGGCCGAACGACCCCAGCCGCAGGATGCCGGTTTCGAGCTTCGCCCCGCTTCGGGCGACCGACTGCACCAGATTCAATGCACTGAACACATCTCGGACATGGGGAATGATCTGCTTGCCGGCAAAGGTCAGTTCCACGCCGGGCGCGTTGCGATCGATGAGCTGAACACCGAGATTGGATTCGAGCGCACGAAGCGCATGGCTTGTCGCCGATGCCGTCATGCCCAGAACGCGGCCGGCGCTTGAGATTCCGTCCGCTTTCTCGAGCGCCAGCAGCAAGTCCAGTTGCTTCAGCGTCGGGAGACTTCCCTGTTTCTGACGGGGCATTGAATTTCACTTCAATTGTGAATGAGGATTTTGAAAATTATATTTTCCCACCCAATTTCGGTCAATGAACTGGATCTACGGAATGCGCAGCCGGTCTAACGTTGCCAATGAATTCAATGCCATACGGGCTCCGATCGCCATCATCGGCGGCGGCTTTTCCGGCGCGGCGCTGGCCTGGCACCTCCGCAAAAAGAGAGTTACCGCCGACATTGTCGTGATCGAGCCGCAGGCCGATCTCGGCCGCGGGCTGGCCTATGGCACGACGGATTCCGCGCATCGGATCAACGTACCCGCGACACGGATGATCCTCGACGCGGAAGATGCGGAACATTTTCACCGCTGGCTGATCGACACCAATTATCTCGCGACCGATCCAAAGGCCGCCATGCCTGATGGCCGGCTGTTCCCGACCCGCGAGGCTTTCGGCCGCTATATCGACGAGCAGGTGCGCAATCTGTCACCCGCGATCACGCATTTGCAGGCCAAGGCTGTAAGCGCCGTCGCCACCAAAAAAAGCGGCTTCCGCATCGCCTGCGACAATGGCGAAACCGTCGAGGCCGCCACCCTGGTGCTCGCGATTTGTCACGCGCCACCCGCAGTGCCCGGCTCGCTCCGGTCGTTGCGCTCCCATCCCCGCTTCTTTCCGGACGCGTGGCGCGAAGGCGTACTGGCCTCGCTTTCACCAGATGACCGTATTCTCATCGTCGGCACCGGGTTGACGATGGCCGATATCGTGGCTTCGCTGGAGCGCGCCGGTCATCGCGGCGAGATCGTCGCCGTCTCCCGGCGCGGACTTCGTCCGCAACGGCACACCGGCAACCCGTCGGTCTTCGAGGGCGACTTCACGACGCCTCCCGTCAGGCAACCGGCTGCGTTGTCGCGCCGCATCCGCAAGGCCGTGACGGATGCCGCGCGGGAAGGATTGCCCTGGCAGATCGTGCTCAACCGTGTCCACGAACAGGGTCAGTCGATCTGGCAAAATCTCTCGGCCTCGGGCCGTCGTCAGCTTTTGCGCCACCTTCGCCCTTATTGGGACATCCATCGCTTTCGCATCGCGCCGCAGATTCACGAGACGATCGAAAAACTCATCGCATATGGCATGCTCGATATCCGAGCGGCATCCGTGAAAGCGAACTATGGCACGCTCGATATCAGGGTCGCTCCCGTGCGGGCGAACTCCACCACGCAGCATGCGATCACCGTGGATTTGCGCGCGCGCCATGACACGGAATGGAAACCCGCGACGTTCGACGCAGTGATACTGGCGACTGGCCCCGCTCATGCCATCGCAGCCGATCCGCTGCTATCATCCATGAATGAAGACGGACTGCTGCGGGCGGATCCACTTGGCCTCGGCATCAAAGTCGACCGGCTTGGCTGCGCCATCGACGGTCAGAACGAGCCTAACCCGAACCTGTATGTCGCCGGGCCGCTTGCGCGCGGTACGTTCGGCGAACTGATGGGCATATCCGATCTTTCGAGCTACGCGGAGAAGATCGCGGAACGCATCGCGGCCTCATTACAGGCTGCGAAAAGTTGCGCGCATACCACATGGGAAGACGTGCACTAGCCGACGCGAGCCTTATCCGGCACCGCTGATGGCCGGCCGATCAGATAACCGTAAGCATCGATCGGCTGCGGCCGGCCGAGCAGATAGCCCTGCATTTCCACGCATCCAGCATCTGCCAGGAAGTCGCGCTGCGCTGCCGTTTCCACGCCTTCCGCGATAACGGCAAGATTGAGCGCCTCACCGAGACTGATGATCGCGCGAATGATGGCCGACGACTGTACGTTCTTGTGAATCTGCGCGACGAAGGTCTGGTCGATCTTGATCTTGTCGAACGGGAAAGACTGCAGATACGACAGTGACGAGTAGCCGGTGCCAAAATCGTCCATCGCGATGCGGACGCCGAGATTCTTGATCCGGCGCAGGATCGAGCAGGCGCGTGAGAAATCCTGCATCAGCACCCCTTCGGTAATTTCGATCTCGAGCCGCTTGGGATTCAGGCCTGTTTCCAGCAGTATCCCGTGAATGAGGCCCGGCAGATCGTTCTGCTGGAAGCTCATCGGCGAGACATTGATCGCAACCTGCAGCGCGTTGGGCCAGCTTGCCGCCTCGCGGCAAGCTTCACGCAAAATCCACGCATCGATGGCAACGATCAAACCAGTCTCTTCCGCTAGCGGAATGAAGGTGCCGGGAGCGACCAAGCCATTGACCGGGTGGCGCCAGCGCACCAATGCCTCGAAGCCGAATGGATTTCCGTCCGGACCGCCCTGAGGCTGGTAGTGCAGTTCGAACTGCCCGTTCTCAATGGCAACGCCGAGGTCATGCAGCAGCGCGCGCTTTTCGCGAAGCTGCTTGTCCATCTCCGGCTCGAAGAAGCGAACGGACCCCCGCTCCTCCTTCTTGGCACGGTACAGCGCAACGTCAGCATTGCTGATGAGCGTTTCCACATCCGCTCCGTCCTGCGGGAAAATGGAAACACCGACGGTACAGCCGCTGTGGATCGCGTGACCGTCGATCTGGAACGTCATCTCGAACGCCGTCAAGACGCGAGTGCAGATATCGCCGGCACGGGCCGGTTGCTCGCCCTCGGACGAAACGATCATAAATTCGTCGCCACCCAGCCGGGCGATGAACGCGCTGCCACATGCGGCCTGCAGACGTCGTGCAACCTCATCCAAAAACAAGTCGCCGGTGCTGTGGCCATAAGTGTCGTTGATCTCGCCGAAGCGATCGATGTCGAGGCTGAGCACGGTGAAGGAGCGCCGCTCCCGCACGGCCTCTTCCCAGACCTTGTGGACATGCTCGTTGAAGGCTGCCCGATTGAACAATCCGGTCAGGGAATCGTGTTGCGCCAGATACTGGATCTGCGCCTCGCTCTTGCGCTGCTCGGTGATGTCCTCATGCGTTCCGACCCAGCCGCCGTTCTCCATCGCCTGATACGAGACGCTGATGGTGCGACCGTCTACCAGTTCAAGAACCCATCGGGTGAATTCGCGATTCTCCACCGAATTCCAAAGCCGCGAGGAATAGGCGTCCAGATCCTTGACGATCGTTCCTGCCTTCTTCCTTGCCGCCAACATTTCGTCGACCGTCATGCCGACGCGAATGTCTTCCGGCGCGAGCTTGTACATCGCGAGGTATTTTCCGTTCCACAACTGCAGGCAATTGTCGGGTCCGAACATGCACAGGCCCTGCATCATGTTGTCGATCGCCGCGTTGAGCTGCATATTGCGCTCATTGATGTCGCGACGACTGCGGCGATCGGAGATCGCGCTGATCAGGCAGGCGACGACGAAAGCGGCCATTACCGAAGCCACGCCCCCCGAAAGAGCAAAAGGCGAAAGCCCGACGCTCTCTGACGTCGCCGAAGAATCCGGGATCAGCCCTATCGCGCTGATGGCAATCAGATGGTCGGATAAGATCGCCACCACCAACAGAACTGCAGCCATCCCGCCATGCCACAACGTCTCGCCGCGGCGTGCGATGAAGAAGGAAAGCGCACCGAAACCCATGCCGCATATGATCGAGAGAGTCAGCAGGTCCGGCATCCACACGATATCAGCCGGCATCCGCAACGATGCTATTCCGACGTAATGCATCAACGACGTTGCGACACCGAAGATCACGCCACCAATCAACGGCGCCCAGATGCGGTCGCCATAGGTCGCCGTGACGAATCCAGTACCCATCATGATGATTGCGATGCCAAGCGAAGCAACCGTCATCGGGAAATCGAATGAAACCGGGATCCCGGGCGTATAGGCCAGCATTCCGATGAAGTGAGTGGCCCAAACACCGCATCCGCTCACGAGACCGGCCGTAAGCGCCCAGAACAGGCGCGACGAATCCTTGTCGTCGGCATTCGCACGCTGATACATGTTGAGGGCAGCAAGACTGGTCAGCAGACAAACGCCCGCCGCCAGAAGAAGCAGCCTCCAGTCATGTTGGGAATCCAGACAGGTAATAATTCTCAGCATTTCAACGGTTGCGGTCGTTCCTAGGAACGAAAAACCTATCAACCAGCGGTATGTTGCTGCTTAACGTGTTATTCCAATGCGGTTGTTGGTAAATGCGCTGTAAACAACGGCAGAAAATGAGGCCCGGTAGCGCTTATTTCTGACGCCTTCCCGGAATTTCCGGTGAATTTCTTCTGGGATGAAGTTCGCCGTGACAATGTGCTCATAGAGCGGCCCTATGCCCCCGGCACAATGAATGCTTGCCCACGTGTCGGAGAGGCTTGCTTAGCCCGGAACGTTTGCAAACTCGGTCGAACGAAAATGCAGATAGTCGGGAGAGAAATCGCCAAGCTTGGCAAGGCCGTCCCAGTCACGAATCTGGATGAGGCGGGAATCCCATTCCAGCAATTCGAGTCGCCGCAATTCCTGAATCACGCGGTTGGCATGCACCGTCGAGATGCCCGAGGCATCGGCAACATCGGACTGCGTCCAGGGAATCGTGAACGCCATGTCCTTTGCGAGACCGACCGCCCGCAAGCGCATGACCAATTCGCAGATCAAGTGAGCGACGCGGCAGATGGCATCGCGCTGCCCAAGAGTGATAACCCACTCACGAAAGATCGCCGCGTCGACGAGCGATTCACGCCAGAACACATGCGTCAGTTGCGGCGAGGCCTGAAGCAATTCCTTGAACGCCGCGTGCGGAATGAAGGCAACAACAGCAGCACCCAGCGCGGTCACCGTATGATCGAGCTTCGGCAAGTGCAGCGTCTGCAAGTCGGGAATATCACCCGGTACATGGAACGACATGATCTGTCGCTGAGAGCCATTGGCGAGCTTGTGCCGAAACAGGTAACCGTCGAGGACGAGGATGCACTGCGTGCTGATATCGCCTTCCCGGATGAGATCCTGCCCATTGGCAAAATTCTTCACAGTCATTGGCAGCTTGGCAATTCCGCGCCTGTCGCTCTCCGTCAAACTCACCACGCTGTCCAGCCGGCGCAACAATCTCGTGTAGGGTCGTCCGGCTTCCATGCCTGCCTCTGCTGTGAGACCGAATTGGCCACCGAGGCCAACGGTTCCCCGGCATGCCAGTTCCTCCCGGCTTGGTTCCATAACCCATGTTAATGGTTACGCAGGTTGTTCTCGAAAATGGGGGTTTGCCCTTATTTTCTCGCAGCTTTTTGACCGCAGTGACGCCAGTTCCCTGAAAAGCTGCGGCCTCGGAGAAAGGAAGCCATGCCCGAACCGAGGGGCTTGCCACCTTAAAAACACCAAGCCGCCACCGTCGCGAGGCAATCGGCGGCAAGTTCGTCGGTGGGTCAGGCGACTTCGAAATACATCGGACCAAATCGTTCCAAGGCGCGCGAAAAACTTCGCGCGTTATTCTCGCGGTTCATGCAACTCAAGTTAAGGACAATCGTTGGTGGTTTTTTACGATGCCGTACGAATCCAAGATTGCGTACGAATCGTTACACACCCCACAAGGAAACCACTGCATGATTCGACAGAGTTCAAAGACATGGTCGGAGCACGACCTGAAGAAACTCAAAGATTATGCTGACGCCGGCGCCTCGCATTATCGGACGGCTGCCGCTCTCAACCGTACCGTTTCCGGCGTGCGCAGCATGGCGCAGCGCCACGGTATTCGCTTCGTCTCACCGAAAGCGGCGCGTCACGCTGCCAGAGAGACAACGTCCGCGCCGCTTTCTTGAGCTGCATTGATTAATAGGAGGCGTGCTTCTCAGCCCGCCGCCGACATTTTAGCAACCTTCGTCTGCTTAAGGATGGCGACGACTTCGGCCGGCGTATCCGCGACCTGAATGCCCGCCTTTTCAAGCGCCGCGCGCTTGGAGGCGTAACCGCCGCGTCCGCCGGTGACGATCGCGCCCGCATGACCCATCTTCTTGTCGGGCGGCGACGAGCGCCCCGCGATGAAGGAGACGATCGGCTTTTTCATGGTGCGGGCGTATTCGGCCGCTTCTTCTTCCATCGCGCCGCCGATCTCGCCGACCAGCACAACAGCGTCGGTCTTGGCATCGCGATCCAGCTCCATCAACGCATCGCGCGTGGTGGTGCCGATGATCGGATCGCCACCGATGCCGATGAACGCCGACTGGCCGAGATCGGCACGGGTCAGGTTCAGGCACATCAACGTGCCGAGGCTGCCGCTGCGTGAAATCACACCAACGCGGCCCGGCTTGAAGATGTTGGGGTTATGACCAGGCATGATGCCGACGAAGCCCTCGCCCGGCGTGACGATGCCGGCCGTGTTGGGTCCGATGATCCGGCTCTTCGACACGCGTTGACGTGCGAAGATTTCCAGAACGTCGTGGGCCGGGATGTGCTCGGTGAGTGTGACGATGGTCTCGATGCCCGCATCGATCGCGTCGATGATGGCGTCCTTTGCCATCGACGGCGGAATGAAGATCACGGAGACATCGCAAGGCGTCTGCTTGGTCGCCTCGACTGCCGATCCATAGATCGGCACGCCAAGAAACGTCTCGCCTGCCCGCTTCGGATTGACGCCGGCGGCGACATCCGTGCCCATCTCCCGCATCCGCTCCGACCAGAAAGCACCCTGCTTTCCGGTCATACCCTGAACCAGAACTTTTTGTCCGCGACGATAAATCATTGCGCTGCCTCGACCGCCGCTTTCACGGCATCTTCCATGAAGTCATAGGGTTCAATGCCAAGCCGCTCACGCACGAGCTTGACTGCTTCGTCCTCGCCGGTGCCGTGAATCGAGAAGAACACCGGCACCTTCGGCTTCAGCGTCTCCCAGGCCTTGACGACACCATCCGCCATCACGTCCGTGCGCGCGAACGCGCCGCAGAAATTGATGACGAGGCTTTTGACACCAGGGTTGGACAGCACCAGATCGAGCGCGACTTCCGCCTTGGTGTAGGCTTCGCCGCCGATCTCCAGGAAGTTGGCGGGCTTGCCGCCAAAGTGATCGATGACGTCCATGGTGGTCATGGTGAGGCCCGCGCCGTTCGCCAACACACCGACATTGCCGTCGAGCTGGATGAACTTGAGGCCATTCTCGGCGCCCCGTTCTTCCAGTGCCGTCATCTTCGCAGGTGCTGCAACCTTGGCGAGATCGGGCTGACGCATCGCTGACGAATCGTCGAGCACGAACTTGCAGTCGAGTGCCACCACGCGTCCGTCCTTGAGAACGGCCAGCGGATTGATCTCGACAAGTTCCGCATCCTTGTCCTGGAAGATCGCGTAGAGTTTCGCCAACACCTCGCCGACCGCACCCGCGGCCGAACCAAGCGGCAGGCCCTTGAGCATAGCCGCAGCATCGGCAGTGCCGAAGCCTTTGTGAATGTCCACGACGTGCTTGCGGATGGCGTCCGGATGTTTCTCGGCCACCTCCTCGATGTCCATGCCGCCTTCGGTCGAAAACAGCACCAGCGGCGCACGGCTTGCCACGTCGATCAGAACGGCGGCGTAAAGCTCGCGCTCGATCGGACATAGCTGCTCAACCAGCACCTGCGAGACGCGATGCCCGCCGATGCTCATCGACAGAATGTCGCGCGCTGCGCTGGCGGCTTCATCGGCGGTCTTGGCGATCTTGATGCCGCCCGACTTGCCGCGCTTGCCGGTCGGCACCTGCGCCTTGATGACGGATGGACCGATGGCCGTGACCGCCGCCGAAGCCTCCTCCGGCGTCTTGCAAACCCGGCCTTCCGGCGTCGGAACGCCGGCCGGCACGAGTACGTGATGCTTCGCTGCATACTCCTCGAGATTCATGTCCTACCCCTTACTTGCCGTAACGTGCCCAATGCGGCCCGAACAGCTCTTCCTCGCTCGGCTTGTCCTCCGGAATCGGCGTGACAAGGTGCGTGACGTTGATGAAGTGCTTGTAGTTCAGGTTTTCCGAGATGCTGTTC includes:
- the sucD gene encoding succinate--CoA ligase subunit alpha; translation: MIYRRGQKVLVQGMTGKQGAFWSERMREMGTDVAAGVNPKRAGETFLGVPIYGSAVEATKQTPCDVSVIFIPPSMAKDAIIDAIDAGIETIVTLTEHIPAHDVLEIFARQRVSKSRIIGPNTAGIVTPGEGFVGIMPGHNPNIFKPGRVGVISRSGSLGTLMCLNLTRADLGQSAFIGIGGDPIIGTTTRDALMELDRDAKTDAVVLVGEIGGAMEEEAAEYARTMKKPIVSFIAGRSSPPDKKMGHAGAIVTGGRGGYASKRAALEKAGIQVADTPAEVVAILKQTKVAKMSAAG
- a CDS encoding aldo/keto reductase; translation: MEYVKFGKTGLKVSRLWLGCMTYGTPDRGKHPWTMPEDASRPLIKQALELGINVLDTANSYSDGTSEEIVGRAVKDFARRDEVVIATKLCLRMRDEPNGAGLSRKAVFTEIDNSLRRLGTDYVDLYQIHRWDYDTPIEETLEALNDLVRMGKVRYIGASSMHAWQFTKAIYTSRLHGWSEFVSMQDHLNLLHREEEREMLPLCIDQGIAVVPWSPLARGRLTRDWDDISERSKTDAFGSTLYTQAVDADRKIVEEVARIAKTRGVPRAQVALAWVAQKRGVTAPIIGASKPQHLTDAVAALSLKLTDEEIKALEAPYVPHRIAGYD
- a CDS encoding bifunctional diguanylate cyclase/phosphodiesterase, producing MLRIITCLDSQHDWRLLLLAAGVCLLTSLAALNMYQRANADDKDSSRLFWALTAGLVSGCGVWATHFIGMLAYTPGIPVSFDFPMTVASLGIAIIMMGTGFVTATYGDRIWAPLIGGVIFGVATSLMHYVGIASLRMPADIVWMPDLLTLSIICGMGFGALSFFIARRGETLWHGGMAAVLLVVAILSDHLIAISAIGLIPDSSATSESVGLSPFALSGGVASVMAAFVVACLISAISDRRSRRDINERNMQLNAAIDNMMQGLCMFGPDNCLQLWNGKYLAMYKLAPEDIRVGMTVDEMLAARKKAGTIVKDLDAYSSRLWNSVENREFTRWVLELVDGRTISVSYQAMENGGWVGTHEDITEQRKSEAQIQYLAQHDSLTGLFNRAAFNEHVHKVWEEAVRERRSFTVLSLDIDRFGEINDTYGHSTGDLFLDEVARRLQAACGSAFIARLGGDEFMIVSSEGEQPARAGDICTRVLTAFEMTFQIDGHAIHSGCTVGVSIFPQDGADVETLISNADVALYRAKKEERGSVRFFEPEMDKQLREKRALLHDLGVAIENGQFELHYQPQGGPDGNPFGFEALVRWRHPVNGLVAPGTFIPLAEETGLIVAIDAWILREACREAASWPNALQVAINVSPMSFQQNDLPGLIHGILLETGLNPKRLEIEITEGVLMQDFSRACSILRRIKNLGVRIAMDDFGTGYSSLSYLQSFPFDKIKIDQTFVAQIHKNVQSSAIIRAIISLGEALNLAVIAEGVETAAQRDFLADAGCVEMQGYLLGRPQPIDAYGYLIGRPSAVPDKARVG
- a CDS encoding Crp/Fnr family transcriptional regulator; protein product: MEAGRPYTRLLRRLDSVVSLTESDRRGIAKLPMTVKNFANGQDLIREGDISTQCILVLDGYLFRHKLANGSQRQIMSFHVPGDIPDLQTLHLPKLDHTVTALGAAVVAFIPHAAFKELLQASPQLTHVFWRESLVDAAIFREWVITLGQRDAICRVAHLICELVMRLRAVGLAKDMAFTIPWTQSDVADASGISTVHANRVIQELRRLELLEWDSRLIQIRDWDGLAKLGDFSPDYLHFRSTEFANVPG
- a CDS encoding FAD/NAD(P)-binding protein, whose protein sequence is MRSRSNVANEFNAIRAPIAIIGGGFSGAALAWHLRKKRVTADIVVIEPQADLGRGLAYGTTDSAHRINVPATRMILDAEDAEHFHRWLIDTNYLATDPKAAMPDGRLFPTREAFGRYIDEQVRNLSPAITHLQAKAVSAVATKKSGFRIACDNGETVEAATLVLAICHAPPAVPGSLRSLRSHPRFFPDAWREGVLASLSPDDRILIVGTGLTMADIVASLERAGHRGEIVAVSRRGLRPQRHTGNPSVFEGDFTTPPVRQPAALSRRIRKAVTDAAREGLPWQIVLNRVHEQGQSIWQNLSASGRRQLLRHLRPYWDIHRFRIAPQIHETIEKLIAYGMLDIRAASVKANYGTLDIRVAPVRANSTTQHAITVDLRARHDTEWKPATFDAVILATGPAHAIAADPLLSSMNEDGLLRADPLGLGIKVDRLGCAIDGQNEPNPNLYVAGPLARGTFGELMGISDLSSYAEKIAERIAASLQAAKSCAHTTWEDVH
- the sucC gene encoding ADP-forming succinate--CoA ligase subunit beta gives rise to the protein MNLEEYAAKHHVLVPAGVPTPEGRVCKTPEEASAAVTAIGPSVIKAQVPTGKRGKSGGIKIAKTADEAASAARDILSMSIGGHRVSQVLVEQLCPIERELYAAVLIDVASRAPLVLFSTEGGMDIEEVAEKHPDAIRKHVVDIHKGFGTADAAAMLKGLPLGSAAGAVGEVLAKLYAIFQDKDAELVEINPLAVLKDGRVVALDCKFVLDDSSAMRQPDLAKVAAPAKMTALEERGAENGLKFIQLDGNVGVLANGAGLTMTTMDVIDHFGGKPANFLEIGGEAYTKAEVALDLVLSNPGVKSLVINFCGAFARTDVMADGVVKAWETLKPKVPVFFSIHGTGEDEAVKLVRERLGIEPYDFMEDAVKAAVEAAQ
- a CDS encoding LysR family transcriptional regulator, which encodes MPRQKQGSLPTLKQLDLLLALEKADGISSAGRVLGMTASATSHALRALESNLGVQLIDRNAPGVELTFAGKQIIPHVRDVFSALNLVQSVARSGAKLETGILRLGSFGLTASLKLLPPILDTFRRRYPGIEVQVIERTDLEIEQALLDRKIEIGIVTLPNDRLDTQILTADELVAVLPTDHVLAADETVSLRDLIRYPFILTYAGSGGLVSRTFAKAGLQSKVTHELSQLTSIFEFVARGQGVSLVASLSIPNTYEGVVFRRLRPAVTRRIGLACLNDTRLSPAAAALWKQVQLKPLRQSKLQR